From one Spiroplasma endosymbiont of Panorpa germanica genomic stretch:
- a CDS encoding LemA family protein, whose translation MAYDPKPDNNIIAVRTSGFSKFIVYISFLLTLTITLWLYIGTKNKFKRLEQDINETASGIDVQLQRRFDALQKLVETTRSAMNYEKSTLESIVALRTTGKINPKDFSEYEALTSSAIRGVNLSLERYPELRANENVKELQKAIVDCEDNIAAARRFYNTNIRRFNSSIQTWPAVVAASNLRLETKMFFEASERSRQDVKMDLGF comes from the coding sequence ATGGCTTATGATCCAAAACCAGATAATAATATTATCGCAGTTAGAACAAGTGGATTTAGTAAATTTATTGTTTACATTTCCTTTTTATTAACATTAACAATAACATTGTGATTGTACATTGGTACAAAAAACAAGTTTAAACGTCTCGAACAAGATATTAACGAGACAGCTTCAGGAATTGATGTTCAGTTACAAAGAAGATTTGATGCTTTGCAAAAATTAGTAGAAACAACTAGATCTGCTATGAATTATGAAAAATCAACATTAGAATCAATTGTAGCTTTGAGAACAACAGGAAAAATTAATCCAAAAGATTTTTCAGAATATGAAGCTTTAACTTCAAGCGCTATTAGAGGGGTAAACCTTTCTCTTGAAAGATATCCAGAACTAAGAGCTAATGAAAATGTTAAAGAACTTCAAAAAGCTATTGTAGATTGTGAAGACAATATAGCAGCAGCTCGTCGTTTTTATAATACAAACATTAGAAGATTTAATTCTTCAATTCAAACTTGACCAGCCGTTGTGGCAGCAAGCAATTTAAGATTAGAAACTAAAATGTTTTTTGAAGCATCTGAGAGAAGTCGTCAAGATGTTAAAATGGACTTAGGTTTTTAA